A genomic segment from Montipora foliosa isolate CH-2021 chromosome 9, ASM3666993v2, whole genome shotgun sequence encodes:
- the LOC137969469 gene encoding gastric triacylglycerol lipase-like: MYRGSQLFTDRITLNMFLVSIVVLFSAFFMPVTDTLASKLRLKDGANLPETNMNVTQIIRYHGYPAEEYTVQTEDGYLIYIQRIPAGRKQVKQDFRSGPKPVVFLQHGLLCASSNWVANLPNQSFAFILADAGFDVWLGNVRGNTYGLRHIKYPVHSDEFWDFSWDEMARFDLPAMLKFVTTKTSQASLYYIAHSQGTTIAFAEFSRNGEVAKMVKKFFALAPVTTVGNMKSPLRYLSDFIPLAQELFRLFGVRDFLPSDFIIHLLAEYVCSEKDFDSFCSDILFVIAGFDKKQLNETRLPVYFSHTPAGTSVRDMIHFAQMVNSNKFQMYDYESTSANMKHYGQPTPPVYNVTAMTVPVAVYWAQNDWLADPTDVKALLPKLSSKLYDRYIPNWDHLDFIWGMDAATKVYKDIIKNI, translated from the exons ATGTATCGAGGAAGCCAGTTGTTCACTGATAGAATCACGTTAAACATGTTTCTTGTTTCGATTGTAGTGCTGTTTTCTGCATTCTTCATGCCGGTAACTGATACCTTAGCTTCGAAACTTCGTCTTAAGGATGGTGCCAATTTACCCGAAACAAACATGAATGTG ACCCAAATAATTCGTTATCATGGTTACCCAGCAGAGGAGTATACCGTTCAAACGGAAGACGGTTATCTCATTTACATCCAGAGAATACCAGCAGGAAGAAAGCAGGTGAAACAAGACTTCCGTTCCGGTCCAAAACCAGTGGTATTCCTGCAACATGGTCTTCTTTGTGCATCCTCAAACTGGGTTGCAAACCTACCCAATCAGAGCTTTGCCTTTATTTTAGCCGATGCGGGGTTCGATGTTTGGTTGGGCAATGTTCGAGGAAATACCTATGGCTTACGTCATATCAAGTACCCGGTGCATTCGGATGAATTTTGggattttag CTGGGACGAGATGGCCCGCTTTGATCTTCCTGCAATGTTGAAATTTGTGACGACAAAGACTTCGCAAGCCTCGTTATACTACATTGCACATTCACAAGGAACTACAATCGCTTTTGCAGAGTTCTCAAGAAACGGAGAAGTTGCCAAAATGGTGAAGAAATTCTTTGCACTTGCGCCCGTGACAACTGTGGGGAATATGAAGAGCCCTTTAAGATATTTATCCGACTTTATACCTTTGGCGCAG gaacttttcaggcttttcgGTGTTCGTGATTTTCTTCCATCCGATTTTATAATTCACTTGTTGGCCGAATATGTATGTTCTGAAAAAGACTTTGACTCGTTTTGTTCTGACATTTTATTCGTCATTGCCGGCTTTGACAAGAAGCAGCTGAATGAG ACTCGACTGCCAGTTTATTTCTCACACACACCAGCGGGAACATCCGTAAGGGACATGATTCATTTTGCTCAG ATGGTCAATTCTAACAAATTTCAAATGTACGACTATGAAAGTACATCAGCAAATATGAAACACTATGGACAG CCCACCCCACCTGTGTACAACGTGACCGCCATGACAGTGCCAGTGGCTGTATACTGGGCCCAGAACGATTGGCTCGCTGATCCTACTGACGTAAAAGCTTTACTGCCTAAGTTGTCGAGCAAGCTCTATGATAGGTATATCCCCAACTGGGATCATTTGGACTTCATTTGGGGCATGGACGCGGCAACGAAAGTTTATAAGGATAttattaaaaacatttaa